In a single window of the Thermus amyloliquefaciens genome:
- a CDS encoding (Fe-S)-binding protein yields MRVALFITCLADQFYAEAGVATVRLLRALGVEVDFPQEQTCCGQPAFNAGHWNEARSLALRTLGVFQEAEYVVLPSGSCASMVKNHYLELLPGNKEALELAERTYELSQFLVRVLGVSELGKGLSGKKIAYHHGCHALRELGVREEPLLLLKNSGAEVLPWEAAEECCGFGGLFSVKLPEVSLAMADRKLATLPQAEVLTSTDAGCLLHLSGRMGKQGKGMRVVPLATLLWEAYAG; encoded by the coding sequence ATGCGGGTAGCCCTTTTCATCACCTGCCTGGCCGACCAGTTCTATGCGGAAGCGGGGGTGGCCACGGTACGCCTCCTGAGGGCCCTGGGGGTGGAGGTGGACTTTCCCCAGGAGCAGACCTGCTGCGGCCAGCCCGCCTTCAACGCCGGCCACTGGAACGAGGCCCGGTCCCTGGCCCTGCGGACCCTAGGCGTCTTCCAGGAGGCCGAGTACGTGGTCCTGCCCTCGGGAAGCTGCGCCAGCATGGTGAAAAACCACTATCTGGAGCTCCTTCCCGGGAACAAAGAGGCCCTGGAGCTTGCGGAAAGGACCTACGAGCTCTCCCAGTTCCTGGTGCGGGTGTTGGGGGTGTCCGAGTTGGGAAAGGGGCTTTCGGGGAAAAAAATCGCGTATCACCACGGCTGCCACGCCTTAAGGGAGCTTGGGGTCCGGGAGGAGCCCCTTTTGCTCCTGAAAAACAGCGGGGCGGAGGTCCTTCCCTGGGAGGCGGCGGAGGAGTGTTGCGGTTTCGGGGGTCTTTTCTCGGTGAAGCTTCCCGAGGTTTCCCTGGCCATGGCCGACCGCAAGCTGGCCACCCTGCCCCAGGCGGAGGTCCTCACCTCCACCGACGCCGGCTGCCTCCTCCACCTTTCCGGGCGCATGGGCAAACAGGGAAAGGGCATGCGGGTGGTCCCCCTGGCCACCCTCTTATGGGAGGCGTATGCGGGTTAA